The proteins below are encoded in one region of Macaca nemestrina isolate mMacNem1 chromosome 10, mMacNem.hap1, whole genome shotgun sequence:
- the LOC105474208 gene encoding neurogenic differentiation factor 4 has product MSKTYVKSKEMGELVNTPSWMDKGLGSQNEVKEEESRPGTYGMLSSLTEEHDSIEEEEEEEEDGEKPKRRGPKKKKMTKARLERFRARRVKANARERTRMHGLNDALDNLRRVMPCYSKTQKLSKIETLRLARNYIWALSEVLETGQTPEGKGFVEMLCKGLSQPTSNLVAGCLQLGSQSVLLEKHEDKSPICDSAISVHNLNYQSPGLPSPPYGHMETHLLHLKPQVFKSLGESSFGSHLPDCSTPPYEGPLTPPLSISGNFSLKQDGSPDLEKSYSFMPHYPSSSLSSGHVHSTPFQAGTPRYDVPIDMSYDSYPHHGIGTQLNTVFTE; this is encoded by the coding sequence ATGTCAAAAACTTATGTGAAATCCAAGGAGATGGGAGAGCTAGTCAACACACCATCCTGGATGGATAAAGGTCTGGGTTCCCAAAATGaggtgaaggaggaagagagcagaCCAGGTACTTATGGGATGCTCAGCAGCTTAACTGAAGAGCATGACAGTattgaggaagaagaagaagaggaagaagatggggagaaacctaAGAGAAGGGGTCCCAAGAAAAAGAAGATGACCAAAGCTCGCCTTGAGAGATTCAGGGCTCGAAGAGTCAAGGCCAATGCCAGAGAACGGACTCGGATGCATGGCCTGAATGATGCCCTGGATAACCTGAGGCGAGTCATGCCATGCTACTCTAAAACCCAAAAACTTTCCAAGATAGAGACTCTTAGACTGGCCAGGAACTATATTTGGGCTTTATCTGAAGTTCTGGAGACTGGCCAGACACCTGAAGGAAAAGGTTTTGTGGAGATGCTCTGTAAAGGGCTCTCTCAGCCCACAAGCAACCTGGTGGCTGGATGTCTCCAACTGGGCTCTCAGTCTGTCCTCCTGGAGAAGCATGAGGATAAATCTCCTATTTGTGACTCTGCCATCTCTGTCCACAACTTAAACTATCAGTCTCCGGGGCTGCCTAGCCCTCCTTATGGCCATATGGAAACACATCTCCTTCATCTCAAGCCCCAAGTATTCAAGAGTTTGGGAGAATCGTCCTTTGGGAGTCATCTACCTGACTGCAGTACACCCCCTTACGAGGGCCCACTCACTCCACCCCTGAGCATCAGTGGGAACTTCTCCTTGAAGCAAGATGGGTCTCCTGACCTAGAAAAATCCTACAGCTTCATGCCACATTACCCTTCTTCAAGTCTAAGCTCAGGGCATGTGCATTCAACTCCTTTTCAGGCTGGTACCCCCCGTTATGATGTTCCTATAGACATGTCCTATGATTCCTACCCCCATCATGGTATTGGGACCCAACTCAATACAGTCTTCACTGAGTGA